A window from Chrysemys picta bellii isolate R12L10 chromosome 2, ASM1138683v2, whole genome shotgun sequence encodes these proteins:
- the SALL3 gene encoding sal-like protein 3 isoform X4, protein MEVETSMEKNFQNQGTSNTATPLPQIPESSSMTNYNMPNTNVTLETLLSTKVAVAQFSQNARSAASANTNSGVTAMAIPMILEQLMALQQQQIHQLQLIEQIRSQVAMMNRPSLRPSLNPIVPSQNTPVQASNQLQGFAANSALQLTIVPPTIVAQATSNQSSAFEGSQHISRPTSGASTPNIPSNGSSAPAESSAPSSSNAITSVTPASASSTNSSSQPPNASTPPSVGHGNLTSASSLPNPLLPQTSSNSVIFPNPLVSIAATANALDPLSALMKHRKGKPPNVSVFEPKSSSEDPFFKHKCRFCAKVFGSDSALQIHLRSHTGERPFKCNICGNRFSTKGNLKVHFQRHKEKYPHIQMNPYPVPEYLDNVPTCSGIPYGMSLPPEKPVTTWLDSKPVLPTVPTSIGLQLPPTIPGVNSYGDSPSITPMSRSPQRPSPASSECTSLSPSLNNSESGIPVSADSPQPIHSGSSLTKTEPVTLPPTNARLGDLTVSGQVCTASTSSIPTAVTDSSISTSLSNPVLPAMSDQFKAKFPFGGLLDSMQTSETSKLQQLVENIDKKMTDPNQCVICHRVLSCQSALKMHYRTHTGERPFKCKICGRAFTTKGNLKTHFGVHRAKPPLRVQHSCPICQKKFTNAVVLQQHIRMHMGGQIPNTPLPEGFQDAMDSELSYDEKNVETLSNYDDDIDENSMEEDPELKDTASDSSKPLISYSGSCPPSPPSVISSIAALENQMKMIDSVMNCQQLTSLKSIENGSGESDHLSNDSSSAVGDLESQSAGSPAMSESSSSMQALSPVNSNSESFRSKSPGLSNQGEPQEIQLKTEKPDSPPSATENGGALDLTSSNPGRPVIKEEAPFSLLFLNRERGPSQSTPSLVTSTAPTMIKMEVNGHSKPISLGEVPSLPAGIHVPAAPQTVMSPGITPMLAPPPRRTPKQHNCQSCGKTFSSASALQIHERTHTGEKPFGCTICGRAFTTKGNLKVHMGTHMWNNAPARRGRRLSVENPMALLGGDALKFSEMFQKDLAARAMNVDPNFWNQYAAAITNGLAMKNNEISVIQNGGIPQLPVSLGGSAIPSLSNITSGMDKARTGSSPPIVGLDKASSETGASRPFTRFIEDNKEIGIN, encoded by the exons ATGGAGGTTGAAACTTCTATGGAAAAGAATTTCCAGAATCAAGGCACCTCAAACACAGCTACTCCTCTACCTCAGATTCCTGAATCATCTTCCATGACAAATTATAACATGCCAAACACTAATGTTACATTAGAGACTCTACTGAGTACTAAAGTGGCAGTTGCACAGTTTTCACAGAATGCAAGGTCTGCAGCTTCTGCAAACACAAACAGTGGGGTTACTGCAATGGCCATCCCAATGATTCTAGAGCAGCTGATGGCATTGCAACAGCAACAAATTCACCAGCTCCAGCTAATTGAACAGATCCGCAGTCAGGTGGCAATGATGAATCGACCGTCGTTACGTCCCTCTCTGAACCCAATAGTTCCTTCCCAGAATACTCCTGTGCAAGCTTCTAACCAGCTCCAAGGATTTGCAGCAAATTCTGCTCTTCAGCTAACCATAGTTCCTCCTACCATTGTGGCACAAGCCACTAGCAATCAGTCTTCTGCCTTTGAGGGTTCTCAGCACATCTCAAGGCCTACATCTGGAGCAAGCACTCCTAATATACCCAGCAATGGCTCTTCTGCCCCAGCTGAATCAAGTGCACCCTCCTCCTCTAATGCAATTACATCAGTCACTCCTGCTTCTGCATCAAGTACTAATAGTTCTTCACAGCCCCCAAATGCTTCAACTCCACCTTCAGTAGGACATGGGAATCTCACCTCAGCTTCCAGCCTGCCAAACCCACTTCTACCTCAGACTTCATCAAATAGTGTGATCTTCCCCAACCCACTGGTTAGCATTGCTGCAACAGCTAATGCATTAGATCCTCTATCTGCCCTTATGAAGCACCGCAAAGGAAAGCCACCAAATGTGTCAGTGTTTGAACCCAAGTCAAGCTCGGAGGATccattttttaaacataaatgtagattttgtgCCAAGGTCTTTGGAAGtgacagtgctttacaaatacaCCTACGTtcacacacaggagagagaccttttAAATGTAACATTTGTGGAAATCGCTTTTCCACAAAAGGCAATCTGAAAGTTCATTTTCAGAGACATAAGGAGAAATATCCCCACATTCAAATGAATCCATATCCTGTTCCAGAATACCTCGACAATGTGCCCACTTGCTCTGGAATTCCATATGGAATGTCACTGCCTCCTGAAAAACCAGTTACAACATGGTTGGATAGTAAGCCTGTGTTACCGACTGTTCCAACTTCTATTGGGCTACAGCTTCCTCCCACTATACCTGGTGTTAACAGTTATGGAGATTCTCCAAGTATTACTCCTATGAGCAGGTCACCCCAGAGGCCATCTCCTGCTTCGAGTGAATGCACTTCTTTATCTCCAAGCCTAAACAATTCTGAATCTGGCATTCCAGTGTCTGCTGACTCACCACAACCAATTCatagtggctcttctctgactaAAACCGAACCGGTCACACTGCCTCCCACAAATGCAAGGTTAGGAGACCTTACTGTAAGTGGGCAAGTCTGTACCGCTTCCACATCTTCAATTCCTACTGCTGTTACAGATAGCAGCATTTCAACAAGCCTCTCAAACCCCGTGCTTCCAGCAATGTCTGACCAGTTCAAGGCAAAGTTTCCATTTGGTGGTCTACTAGATTCTATGCAAACATCAGAAACCTCAAAACTACAACAGCTAGTAGAGAACATTGATAAGAAGATGACAGATCCAAATCAATGTGTCATTTGTCACCGTGTGCTTAGTTGTCAGAGTGCTCTCAAGATGCATTACAGAACACATACAGGCGAAAGACCATTTAAATGCAAAATTTGTGGACGTGCCTTTACTACAAAAGGCAATCTAAAAACACATTTTGGAGTTCATCGAGCGAAGCCACCACTAAGAGTACAACATTCATGTCCCATTTGTCAGAAGAAATTTACAAATGCTGTTGTTCTCCAGCAACATATTCGTATGCATATGGGTGGACAAATTCCAAACACACCATTACCAGAGGGCTTCCAAGATGCAATGGATTCAGAGCTTTCCTATGATGAAAAGAATGTTGAAACACTGAGCAACTACGATGATGACATTGATGAAAATTCTATGGAAGAGGACCCAGAATTAAAGGACACAGCAAGTGACTCATCCAAACCACTTATATCTTACTCCGGGTCTTGTCCTCCTTCACCGCCTTCTGTAATTTCCAGTATTGCTGCTCTGGAGAATCAAATGAAAATGATTGATTCTGTCATGAACTGTCAGCAGCTGACCAGTTTAAAATCCATAGAAAATGGATCAGGTGAAAGTGACCATTTGAGCAATGATTCCTCATCAGCTGTTGGTGATCTCGAAAGCCAGAGTGCAGGCAGCCCTGCGATGTCAGAATCTTCTTCCTCCATGCAAGCTTTGTCTCCTGTAAACAGCAATAGTGAAAGTTTTAGATCAAAGTCCCCAGGTCTTAGCAACCAGGGAGAACCACAGGAAATACAATTAAAGACAGAAAAACCTGATAGTCCACCATCTGCTACTGAAAATGGAGGTGCTTTAGATCTGACATCCAGCAACCCGGGAAGACCAGTCATCAAAGAGGAGGCTCCTTTTAGCCTGCTGTTCCTGAACAGAGAACGTG GTCCCAGCCAAAGTACTCCTAGCCTGGTCACCAGCACTGCGCCTACCATGATCAAAATGGAAGTGAATGGTCACAGCAAGCCGATCTCACTGGGTGAGGTTCCCTCGCTTCCAGCTGGAATCCACGTTCCTGCTGCACCACAGACAGTGATGAGTCCAGGCATCACTCCTATGCTGGCACCCCCGCCACGTCGAACTCCCAAGCAACACAACTGTCAATCGTGTGGGAAGACCTTCTCCTCAGCAAGTGCACTACAGATACATGAACGCACCCATACTGGTGAAAAgccatttggttgcacaatctgTGGTAGAGCTTTTACCACAAAAGGGAATCTTAAG GTTCACATGGGAACTCATATGTGGAATAATGCCCCTGCAAGACGTGGTCGTCGACTATCCGTGGAAAACCCAATGGCTTTGTTAGGTGGTGACGCTCTGAAGTTTTCTGAAATGTTCCAAAAGGATTTGGCAGCTCGAGCAATGAATGTTGACCCAAATTTTTGGAACCAGTATGCTGCAGCTATCACTAACGGACTTGCTATGAAGAACAATGAGATTTCTGTCATACAGAACGGAggcattccccagctcccagtaAGTTTAGGTGGAAGTGCCATTCCATCTTTAAGTAACATTACCAGTGGCATGGACAAAGCTCGCACTGGCAGCAGCCCTCCCATTGTTGGTCTGGACAAAGCAAGTTCTGAAACTGGAGCCAGTCGTCCATTCACAAGATTTattgaggataacaaagagattGGCATAAATTAA
- the SALL3 gene encoding sal-like protein 3 isoform X5, with amino-acid sequence MSRRKQAKPQHLKSDEELQAEVVSEHAVPGEGADDGDSGNESRSGSEETNICEKCCAEFFKWTDFLEHKKNCTKNPLVLIVNEDEAAPPASEEFPEPSPASSPSDQAESEAAEESVQPENNESCEIKNTEKEEEPMEVETSMEKNFQNQGTSNTATPLPQIPESSSMTNYNMPNTNVTLETLLSTKVAVAQFSQNARSAASANTNSGVTAMAIPMILEQLMALQQQQIHQLQLIEQIRSQVAMMNRPSLRPSLNPIVPSQNTPVQASNQLQGFAANSALQLTIVPPTIVAQATSNQSSAFEGSQHISRPTSGASTPNIPSNGSSAPAESSAPSSSNAITSVTPASASSTNSSSQPPNASTPPSVGHGNLTSASSLPNPLLPQTSSNSVIFPNPLVSIAATANALDPLSALMKHRKGKPPNVSVFEPKSSSEDPFFKHKCRFCAKVFGSDSALQIHLRSHTGERPFKCNICGNRFSTKGNLKVHFQRHKEKYPHIQMNPYPVPEYLDNVPTCSGIPYGMSLPPEKPVTTWLDSKPVLPTVPTSIGLQLPPTIPGVNSYGDSPSITPMSRSPQRPSPASSECTSLSPSLNNSESGIPVSADSPQPIHSGSSLTKTEPVTLPPTNARLGDLTVSGQVCTASTSSIPTAVTDSSISTSLSNPVLPAMSDQFKAKFPFGGLLDSMQTSETSKLQQLVENIDKKMTDPNQCVICHRVLSCQSALKMHYRTHTGERPFKCKICGRAFTTKGNLKTHFGVHRAKPPLRVQHSCPICQKKFTNAVVLQQHIRMHMGGQIPNTPLPEGFQDAMDSELSYDEKNVETLSNYDDDIDENSMEEDPELKDTASDSSKPLISYSGSCPPSPPSVISSIAALENQMKMIDSVMNCQQLTSLKSIENGSGESDHLSNDSSSAVGDLESQSAGSPAMSESSSSMQALSPVNSNSESFRSKSPGLSNQGEPQEIQLKTEKPDSPPSATENGGALDLTSSNPGRPVIKEEAPFSLLFLNRERGSHGNSYVE; translated from the exons CAGTCCCAGGAGAAGGAGCAGATGACGGTGATAGTGGGAATGAAAGCAGGAGTGGAAGTGAAGAAACCAACATTTGCGAAAAATGCTGTGCAGAATTCTTCAAGTGGACAGACTTCCTGGAGCACAAGAAGAATTGTACTAAAAACCCACTGGTGTTGATTGTGAATGAAGATGAAGCAGCACCGCCTGCCTCTGAAGAATTCCCCGAACCCTCGCCTGCTAGTTCTCCTAGTGATCAGGCAGAGAGTGAGGCTGCTGAAGAAAGTGTTCAGCCAGAGAACAACGAGAGCTGTGAGATAAAAAACACTGAAAAGGAAGAAGAGCCGATGGAGGTTGAAACTTCTATGGAAAAGAATTTCCAGAATCAAGGCACCTCAAACACAGCTACTCCTCTACCTCAGATTCCTGAATCATCTTCCATGACAAATTATAACATGCCAAACACTAATGTTACATTAGAGACTCTACTGAGTACTAAAGTGGCAGTTGCACAGTTTTCACAGAATGCAAGGTCTGCAGCTTCTGCAAACACAAACAGTGGGGTTACTGCAATGGCCATCCCAATGATTCTAGAGCAGCTGATGGCATTGCAACAGCAACAAATTCACCAGCTCCAGCTAATTGAACAGATCCGCAGTCAGGTGGCAATGATGAATCGACCGTCGTTACGTCCCTCTCTGAACCCAATAGTTCCTTCCCAGAATACTCCTGTGCAAGCTTCTAACCAGCTCCAAGGATTTGCAGCAAATTCTGCTCTTCAGCTAACCATAGTTCCTCCTACCATTGTGGCACAAGCCACTAGCAATCAGTCTTCTGCCTTTGAGGGTTCTCAGCACATCTCAAGGCCTACATCTGGAGCAAGCACTCCTAATATACCCAGCAATGGCTCTTCTGCCCCAGCTGAATCAAGTGCACCCTCCTCCTCTAATGCAATTACATCAGTCACTCCTGCTTCTGCATCAAGTACTAATAGTTCTTCACAGCCCCCAAATGCTTCAACTCCACCTTCAGTAGGACATGGGAATCTCACCTCAGCTTCCAGCCTGCCAAACCCACTTCTACCTCAGACTTCATCAAATAGTGTGATCTTCCCCAACCCACTGGTTAGCATTGCTGCAACAGCTAATGCATTAGATCCTCTATCTGCCCTTATGAAGCACCGCAAAGGAAAGCCACCAAATGTGTCAGTGTTTGAACCCAAGTCAAGCTCGGAGGATccattttttaaacataaatgtagattttgtgCCAAGGTCTTTGGAAGtgacagtgctttacaaatacaCCTACGTtcacacacaggagagagaccttttAAATGTAACATTTGTGGAAATCGCTTTTCCACAAAAGGCAATCTGAAAGTTCATTTTCAGAGACATAAGGAGAAATATCCCCACATTCAAATGAATCCATATCCTGTTCCAGAATACCTCGACAATGTGCCCACTTGCTCTGGAATTCCATATGGAATGTCACTGCCTCCTGAAAAACCAGTTACAACATGGTTGGATAGTAAGCCTGTGTTACCGACTGTTCCAACTTCTATTGGGCTACAGCTTCCTCCCACTATACCTGGTGTTAACAGTTATGGAGATTCTCCAAGTATTACTCCTATGAGCAGGTCACCCCAGAGGCCATCTCCTGCTTCGAGTGAATGCACTTCTTTATCTCCAAGCCTAAACAATTCTGAATCTGGCATTCCAGTGTCTGCTGACTCACCACAACCAATTCatagtggctcttctctgactaAAACCGAACCGGTCACACTGCCTCCCACAAATGCAAGGTTAGGAGACCTTACTGTAAGTGGGCAAGTCTGTACCGCTTCCACATCTTCAATTCCTACTGCTGTTACAGATAGCAGCATTTCAACAAGCCTCTCAAACCCCGTGCTTCCAGCAATGTCTGACCAGTTCAAGGCAAAGTTTCCATTTGGTGGTCTACTAGATTCTATGCAAACATCAGAAACCTCAAAACTACAACAGCTAGTAGAGAACATTGATAAGAAGATGACAGATCCAAATCAATGTGTCATTTGTCACCGTGTGCTTAGTTGTCAGAGTGCTCTCAAGATGCATTACAGAACACATACAGGCGAAAGACCATTTAAATGCAAAATTTGTGGACGTGCCTTTACTACAAAAGGCAATCTAAAAACACATTTTGGAGTTCATCGAGCGAAGCCACCACTAAGAGTACAACATTCATGTCCCATTTGTCAGAAGAAATTTACAAATGCTGTTGTTCTCCAGCAACATATTCGTATGCATATGGGTGGACAAATTCCAAACACACCATTACCAGAGGGCTTCCAAGATGCAATGGATTCAGAGCTTTCCTATGATGAAAAGAATGTTGAAACACTGAGCAACTACGATGATGACATTGATGAAAATTCTATGGAAGAGGACCCAGAATTAAAGGACACAGCAAGTGACTCATCCAAACCACTTATATCTTACTCCGGGTCTTGTCCTCCTTCACCGCCTTCTGTAATTTCCAGTATTGCTGCTCTGGAGAATCAAATGAAAATGATTGATTCTGTCATGAACTGTCAGCAGCTGACCAGTTTAAAATCCATAGAAAATGGATCAGGTGAAAGTGACCATTTGAGCAATGATTCCTCATCAGCTGTTGGTGATCTCGAAAGCCAGAGTGCAGGCAGCCCTGCGATGTCAGAATCTTCTTCCTCCATGCAAGCTTTGTCTCCTGTAAACAGCAATAGTGAAAGTTTTAGATCAAAGTCCCCAGGTCTTAGCAACCAGGGAGAACCACAGGAAATACAATTAAAGACAGAAAAACCTGATAGTCCACCATCTGCTACTGAAAATGGAGGTGCTTTAGATCTGACATCCAGCAACCCGGGAAGACCAGTCATCAAAGAGGAGGCTCCTTTTAGCCTGCTGTTCCTGAACAGAGAACGTG GTTCACATGGGAACTCATATGTGGAATAA